A single region of the Triticum dicoccoides isolate Atlit2015 ecotype Zavitan chromosome 2B, WEW_v2.0, whole genome shotgun sequence genome encodes:
- the LOC119366993 gene encoding senescence-specific cysteine protease SAG39-like isoform X1: MAIHKVLLLAILGSICLYGTVIAARELNDDLSMVVKHENWMAQYGRVYKDATEKARRFEIFKANVGFIEMFNAQNHKFWLGVNQFADITNDEFKTTNTNKGFKANAMRVLSTGFRYENMSFDVVPATMDWRAKGAVTPIKDQGQCGCCWAFSAVAATEGIVKLKTGKLISLSEQELVDCDVHGEDQGCEGGLMDDAFKFIIKNGGLTMESSYPYTAADGKCKAGSNNVATITGYEDVPANNEGALMKAVANQPVSVAVDGGDMTFQFYSGGVMTGSCGTDLDHGIAAIGYGKTSDGTSYWLMKNSWGTTWGENGYLRMEKDIADKKGMCGLAMEPSYPTK, from the exons TCTTGC NATACTTGGAAGCATCTGCCTCTATGGCACTGTCATTGCAGCTCGTGAGCTGAACGATGACTTGTCGATGGTGGTGAAGCATGAGAACTGGATGGCGCAGTATGGCCGTGTGTACAAGGACGCCACTGAGAAGGCGCGTCGGTTCGAGATTTTCAAAGCCAATGTCGGATTCATTGAAATGTTCAATGCCCAGAATCATAAGTTCTGGCTCGGCGTTAACCAGTTTGCTGATATCACCAATGATGAGTTCAAGACAACCAACACAAACAAGGGGTTCAAGGCAAACGCCATGCGAGTTCTTTCTACAGGATTCAGGTATGAGAATATGAGTTTTGATGTTGTTCCAGCGACGATGGACTGGAGAGCCAAGGGGGCTGTCACCCCTATCAAGGATCAAGGCCAGTGTG GCTGCTGTTGGGCATTTTCTGCTGTTGCCGCGACAGAGGGCATTGTAAAACTGAAAACCGGCAAGTTAATCTCACTGTCAGAGCAAGAGTTGGTTGACTGTGATGTTCATGGTGAGGATCAAGGCTGCGAGGGAGGACTCATGGATGATGCCTTCAAATTCATTATCAAGAATGGAGGTCTTACCATGGAGTCCAGCTACCCATATACTGCAGCCGACGGCAAGTGCAAGGCTGGATCCAACAATGTTGCAACCATCACCGGCTATGAGGATGTTCCTGCCAATAACGAGGGTGCCCTTATGAAGGCGGTGGCAAACCAACCAGTGTCCGTAGCTGTGGACGGAGGCGACATGACATTCCAATTCTACTCTGGCGGGGTGATGACTGGCTCCTGCGGTACTGACTTGGACCATGGAATTGCAGCCATTGGATATGGAAAGACTAGTGATGGCACAAGTTATTGGTTGATGAAGAATTCATGGGGCACAACATGGGGTGAGAATGGGTACTTGAGAATGGAGAAGGACATTGCAGACAAGAAGGGCATGTGTGGTCTTGCCATGGAGCCTTCATACCCCACCAAATAG
- the LOC119366993 gene encoding senescence-specific cysteine protease SAG39-like isoform X2 codes for MVVKHENWMAQYGRVYKDATEKARRFEIFKANVGFIEMFNAQNHKFWLGVNQFADITNDEFKTTNTNKGFKANAMRVLSTGFRYENMSFDVVPATMDWRAKGAVTPIKDQGQCGCCWAFSAVAATEGIVKLKTGKLISLSEQELVDCDVHGEDQGCEGGLMDDAFKFIIKNGGLTMESSYPYTAADGKCKAGSNNVATITGYEDVPANNEGALMKAVANQPVSVAVDGGDMTFQFYSGGVMTGSCGTDLDHGIAAIGYGKTSDGTSYWLMKNSWGTTWGENGYLRMEKDIADKKGMCGLAMEPSYPTK; via the exons ATGGTGGTGAAGCATGAGAACTGGATGGCGCAGTATGGCCGTGTGTACAAGGACGCCACTGAGAAGGCGCGTCGGTTCGAGATTTTCAAAGCCAATGTCGGATTCATTGAAATGTTCAATGCCCAGAATCATAAGTTCTGGCTCGGCGTTAACCAGTTTGCTGATATCACCAATGATGAGTTCAAGACAACCAACACAAACAAGGGGTTCAAGGCAAACGCCATGCGAGTTCTTTCTACAGGATTCAGGTATGAGAATATGAGTTTTGATGTTGTTCCAGCGACGATGGACTGGAGAGCCAAGGGGGCTGTCACCCCTATCAAGGATCAAGGCCAGTGTG GCTGCTGTTGGGCATTTTCTGCTGTTGCCGCGACAGAGGGCATTGTAAAACTGAAAACCGGCAAGTTAATCTCACTGTCAGAGCAAGAGTTGGTTGACTGTGATGTTCATGGTGAGGATCAAGGCTGCGAGGGAGGACTCATGGATGATGCCTTCAAATTCATTATCAAGAATGGAGGTCTTACCATGGAGTCCAGCTACCCATATACTGCAGCCGACGGCAAGTGCAAGGCTGGATCCAACAATGTTGCAACCATCACCGGCTATGAGGATGTTCCTGCCAATAACGAGGGTGCCCTTATGAAGGCGGTGGCAAACCAACCAGTGTCCGTAGCTGTGGACGGAGGCGACATGACATTCCAATTCTACTCTGGCGGGGTGATGACTGGCTCCTGCGGTACTGACTTGGACCATGGAATTGCAGCCATTGGATATGGAAAGACTAGTGATGGCACAAGTTATTGGTTGATGAAGAATTCATGGGGCACAACATGGGGTGAGAATGGGTACTTGAGAATGGAGAAGGACATTGCAGACAAGAAGGGCATGTGTGGTCTTGCCATGGAGCCTTCATACCCCACCAAATAG